Proteins found in one Clostridium kluyveri DSM 555 genomic segment:
- a CDS encoding AbrB/MazE/SpoVT family DNA-binding domain-containing protein, giving the protein MKHPNDKYAWTVKIGEKGQFVIPKEARDIFDINPGDTIIVLADKKKGIAIPPKSLFTKLTKTIFDGDLPEREDDEE; this is encoded by the coding sequence ATGAAGCATCCAAACGACAAGTATGCATGGACAGTAAAAATCGGTGAAAAAGGACAATTTGTTATCCCGAAAGAAGCCAGAGATATTTTTGATATCAATCCTGGCGATACTATTATAGTTCTTGCTGATAAGAAGAAAGGTATAGCAATACCTCCAAAATCACTGTTCACAAAACTGACCAAAACAATTTTTGACGGAGACCTTCCAGAAAGGGAGGATGACGAAGAATGA
- a CDS encoding endonuclease MutS2, producing the protein MDNTTLEKLHYYELKEIVKGYCASGLGKSLIDKLEPSTNIEVVNRRLDETSEGRTLLDASYHIPFDGIFNVNPLVKKMEKGAALDPEDLSTMENFLRGCRKLKLFMKDKEGYAPTLSSYSLNITDLSYIEEEINISISGNRIDSSASKELKKIRKQIDVCEGQIKGKLEKFLKNPSNKEYIQEFFVSQRNGKYTIPIKAAFKNQVQGEIVETSVKGSTVFIEPNAVVKYTSGLAALKVEESIEEYKILATLTEMLYERIREIKMNIDVIAEYDMVLAKAKYSSDIEGIKPKLNEHGYIKIVKGGYPLIKNGVPLDFEIGKDYRSLIITGPNAGGKTIVLKTLGMLTLAVQSGFHIKAKEGTEIAVFNKIFVDIGDNQSVENALSTFSSHVKNLAYIIKESNKSTLLLFDEIGGGTEPNEGAALAIAILEEVYYKGCITVSTTHYGEIKNFSEQHPDFENAAMEFRCDTLDPLYKLNIGKTGDSNALYISKKMGISDNIIERTRRYIESKNYNYELIRDSKIIKKKDIQADKGESYEFVAGDKVLWMDKNESAIVYRERDMDNNVTILFNKEFVNVNCKRLKLEIKASELYPEGYDLNQLFVSFKERKLERDIERGSKKTLKKLKKNHLK; encoded by the coding sequence ATGGATAATACAACATTAGAAAAATTACATTATTATGAATTAAAGGAGATAGTAAAAGGATATTGCGCAAGTGGCTTGGGTAAATCCTTAATAGATAAACTAGAGCCAAGTACAAATATAGAGGTAGTAAATAGAAGGTTAGATGAAACCTCTGAAGGAAGGACACTTTTAGATGCTTCTTATCATATACCCTTCGATGGAATATTTAATGTAAATCCACTTGTAAAGAAAATGGAAAAGGGTGCAGCATTAGATCCAGAGGATTTAAGTACCATGGAAAACTTTTTAAGAGGCTGCAGAAAGCTTAAATTATTTATGAAGGATAAGGAAGGTTATGCTCCTACTTTAAGCTCATATAGCTTAAATATAACAGATTTAAGTTATATAGAAGAGGAAATAAATATATCGATATCAGGAAATAGAATAGATTCCAGTGCTTCAAAGGAGCTAAAAAAAATAAGAAAGCAAATTGATGTATGTGAAGGTCAAATAAAAGGAAAGCTTGAAAAGTTTCTAAAAAATCCTTCAAATAAAGAGTATATACAAGAATTTTTTGTAAGTCAAAGAAATGGAAAATATACGATACCTATAAAAGCTGCCTTTAAAAATCAAGTTCAGGGTGAAATTGTTGAAACTTCAGTAAAGGGCAGTACTGTATTTATAGAGCCAAATGCAGTAGTGAAATACACTTCTGGGCTAGCAGCTTTAAAAGTTGAAGAGTCTATAGAGGAATATAAAATATTAGCTACTTTAACAGAAATGCTATATGAAAGAATAAGAGAAATTAAAATGAATATTGATGTAATAGCTGAGTATGACATGGTTTTGGCAAAAGCAAAATATAGTAGTGACATAGAAGGAATAAAACCTAAACTAAATGAGCATGGTTATATAAAAATAGTTAAGGGAGGCTATCCTTTAATTAAAAATGGAGTACCCTTAGATTTTGAAATAGGAAAAGATTATAGATCATTAATAATCACAGGACCTAATGCGGGAGGAAAAACTATAGTATTAAAAACTTTAGGAATGTTAACTCTTGCAGTTCAATCAGGGTTTCATATAAAGGCTAAAGAAGGCACAGAGATTGCTGTATTTAACAAAATATTTGTAGATATAGGTGATAATCAAAGTGTAGAAAATGCTTTAAGTACTTTTTCATCCCATGTGAAAAATTTAGCATATATAATAAAAGAAAGTAATAAGTCAACATTATTGTTGTTTGATGAAATTGGCGGTGGAACAGAACCGAATGAAGGTGCAGCCTTAGCAATAGCTATTTTAGAAGAAGTGTATTATAAGGGCTGTATAACAGTATCGACAACCCATTATGGAGAGATTAAAAACTTTTCGGAGCAGCATCCAGACTTTGAAAATGCAGCTATGGAGTTTAGATGTGACACATTAGATCCATTATATAAGCTTAATATAGGAAAGACAGGAGATAGTAATGCTCTTTATATATCAAAGAAAATGGGTATTTCAGATAATATAATTGAAAGAACTAGAAGATATATAGAAAGTAAGAATTATAATTATGAATTAATAAGGGATAGCAAAATTATAAAGAAAAAAGATATTCAAGCAGATAAAGGTGAAAGTTATGAATTTGTTGCAGGGGATAAGGTTCTTTGGATGGATAAGAATGAAAGTGCCATTGTTTACAGGGAAAGGGATATGGATAATAATGTAACTATTTTATTTAATAAAGAATTTGTTAATGTAAATTGCAAAAGATTAAAATTAGAAATTAAAGCTTCAGAGCTATATCCAGAAGGGTATGATTTAAATCAATTATTTGTTAGTTTCAAGGAAAGAAAGCTTGAAAGGGATATAGAAAGAGGATCTAAGAAGACTTTAAAGAAACTTAAAAAAAATCATTTGAAATAA
- a CDS encoding response regulator transcription factor has product MINILVVEDDIKINHIVCAYLNDNGYHAIGCKTAMEAFDKMMDNIIGIIISDIMMPEMDGYEFAKTVRKQNKNIPILFMTARDDISSKKKGFNIGIDDYMVKPIELDELLMRIEALLRRANIASERKLAVGSLTLNADENMAYLNGEEVPLTVREFEILFKLLSYPKRTFTRTQLMDEFWGIESESTPRTVDVSITKLRSKLAECKDIEIVTVRSLGYKVVIKT; this is encoded by the coding sequence ATGATTAACATACTGGTAGTTGAAGATGATATAAAGATTAATCATATTGTATGTGCTTATTTAAACGATAACGGTTATCATGCAATTGGGTGTAAAACAGCCATGGAGGCTTTTGATAAAATGATGGACAATATTATAGGTATTATAATTTCGGACATAATGATGCCTGAAATGGATGGATATGAATTTGCTAAAACTGTGCGAAAACAGAATAAAAATATTCCAATTCTTTTTATGACAGCAAGGGACGATATTTCTTCGAAGAAAAAGGGATTTAATATTGGAATAGATGATTATATGGTAAAACCTATCGAGCTGGATGAGCTACTTATGCGTATAGAAGCACTTCTTCGGCGTGCTAATATTGCTAGCGAACGTAAACTGGCGGTTGGTTCACTAACTTTAAATGCAGATGAAAATATGGCATACCTGAATGGAGAGGAAGTACCATTAACTGTTCGGGAGTTTGAAATTTTATTTAAACTTTTATCCTATCCAAAGCGGACTTTTACCAGAACGCAGCTGATGGATGAGTTTTGGGGAATAGAAAGTGAAAGTACCCCTCGTACGGTAGATGTTTCCATTACAAAATTGAGAAGTAAGCTTGCAGAATGTAAGGACATTGAAATTGTAACAGTGCGTAGTCTTGGGTATAAAGTGGTGATAAAGACTTGA
- a CDS encoding acyltransferase family protein: MEIQELIMRKSYLDNIRWGIIILVVIYHIIYIFNSVGVISNIGVKGIPQMDVMLYFIYPWFMACLFLVGGISARYSLQKRTGKQFAKERVKRLLVPSIAGIFILGWISGYVTNHYVDMFGGKGNLIPGFIKYLIYSLCGIGPLWFAHELFLASMILLLFRKFDKNDTLWKICKKTNMIIILLLFFAVWGSSFILNTPLITVYRNGIYIFMFLLGYYVFSHDEVQERLKKWHLPLLISAVICGITYTIYYYGDNYTTATCLQSLFTNFYLWIIILAILGCGKAWFNGTNHFTEYMNKRTFGIYVLHYPVLTISAYLLTTYLQLPMLLYYFILLIIEIMTMPLLYEIISRIPVLSFLLLGISKHSS; encoded by the coding sequence ATGGAAATACAGGAGTTAATTATGAGAAAAAGTTATTTGGATAATATTCGTTGGGGTATTATCATATTAGTTGTTATTTATCATATAATATATATTTTCAATAGTGTAGGAGTAATATCTAATATTGGGGTAAAGGGAATACCACAGATGGATGTAATGCTGTATTTTATATACCCCTGGTTTATGGCTTGTTTATTTTTAGTAGGAGGAATATCTGCACGTTATTCTTTACAAAAGAGAACCGGAAAACAATTTGCAAAAGAGCGTGTCAAAAGGCTGTTAGTGCCTTCGATTGCAGGTATTTTTATTTTGGGTTGGATAAGTGGTTATGTTACAAATCATTATGTAGATATGTTTGGTGGCAAAGGAAATCTTATTCCAGGTTTTATAAAATATCTGATTTATTCACTTTGCGGAATAGGACCTCTGTGGTTTGCACATGAATTATTTTTAGCGTCTATGATATTGTTGCTATTTAGAAAATTTGATAAAAATGATACACTATGGAAAATATGCAAAAAAACAAATATGATAATTATCTTGTTGTTGTTCTTTGCAGTATGGGGAAGTTCTTTTATTTTAAACACACCCCTTATTACTGTATATCGCAATGGTATCTATATTTTTATGTTTTTACTTGGATATTACGTTTTTTCACATGATGAAGTGCAGGAAAGGCTTAAGAAATGGCATTTACCACTTTTAATTTCTGCAGTTATTTGTGGAATTACTTATACAATTTATTATTATGGAGATAACTATACCACTGCAACCTGTTTACAAAGCCTATTTACTAATTTTTACCTATGGATAATTATTCTTGCAATTTTAGGTTGTGGAAAGGCATGGTTTAATGGAACAAATCACTTTACAGAATATATGAACAAAAGAACATTTGGAATATATGTGCTGCATTATCCAGTTTTAACAATAAGTGCATATTTATTAACCACATACTTACAACTACCAATGCTGTTATATTATTTTATTTTATTAATCATTGAAATTATGACAATGCCCCTTTTATATGAAATAATAAGTCGTATCCCTGTGCTAAGTTTCCTGCTTTTAGGGATATCAAAGCATTCTAGCTAA
- a CDS encoding type IA DNA topoisomerase, with amino-acid sequence MKLILAEKPSLALNIVKSIGNMNRNDGYFENRDYLITFAYGHLLRLYDVDNYFKRGKTKWNLDELPFVPEDFKFKIREDKGVKKQYEVIKNLIRRNDVTEIVNCGDADREGEVIVNNIISRIFKEENINKPVKRLWLPEQTTQTIRQELRNLKDNRDYKNLYNEGLARTYLDWTYGINLTRYLSIKSQTFLPVGRVLIPIVKFIYDRDRAIENFKPETYFEIGAVIKKDNLEIKAKLKDRRFSADEREKAANLLNSLKDKKAIVDKVEKKKVKKQPPKLFSLDTLQNKMFKQFKMSLDDTLKHLQKLYECGFTTYPRTNTEYLAENEKGKIKSIIEVMKEKFNVDIDFKDKKKIFDNNKVESHSAITPTTKIPEIEKLSEDEKKVYTAIRNRFISNFLNEETIIEETYVIIRIVDEVIELKGNVIKQTGFLKYENIKKENELPDFVEDEKLDTKLSVDEKQTQKPNRVTESELNNFLKNPFKKKEIQDLENTNDDEEYKMILEGCEIGTVATRAVIIKNAQKYEYIKEVKGHFECENKGIRLIDVLKRLNIDLDKGKTVEFGKQLKGVYKNDIEINTIIYNVKSELNNIIRKGDEIKIDRIESKKYESMGVCPICGKGNIMANKFGYGCSRWREGCKFFIGKQIAGKNISESMAKKLIKNKKTNVIKGFKSKNGKSFDAVLTIKDENVAFDFSSESKGLGTCPVCGKGNVIANKSGYGCDKWKEGCKFFIGSKIASKSITESMVKKLLKDKKTNLIKGFKSKNGEVFDAFLIIKDSKIVFDFKE; translated from the coding sequence ATGAAATTGATACTAGCAGAAAAACCAAGCTTGGCATTGAATATTGTTAAGAGTATTGGAAATATGAATAGAAATGATGGATACTTTGAAAATAGGGATTATTTAATCACTTTTGCTTATGGACACTTATTGAGGTTATATGATGTAGATAACTATTTTAAGAGAGGTAAAACTAAATGGAATCTAGATGAACTACCATTTGTACCTGAAGATTTTAAATTTAAAATTAGAGAAGATAAAGGAGTAAAAAAGCAATATGAAGTTATAAAGAATTTGATAAGGAGAAACGATGTTACTGAAATAGTCAACTGTGGTGATGCAGATAGAGAAGGCGAAGTAATTGTAAATAATATAATCAGTAGGATTTTTAAAGAAGAAAACATTAATAAGCCCGTTAAGAGATTATGGCTTCCAGAACAGACTACACAAACTATAAGACAAGAACTAAGAAATTTAAAAGATAATAGAGATTACAAGAACTTATACAATGAAGGTCTTGCAAGGACGTATTTAGACTGGACATATGGAATAAATTTAACCAGGTATCTAAGTATAAAATCACAAACCTTTTTACCTGTGGGTCGTGTTTTAATACCTATTGTAAAATTTATTTATGACAGGGACAGGGCAATAGAAAATTTTAAGCCAGAAACTTATTTTGAGATAGGAGCTGTCATTAAAAAAGATAATTTAGAGATAAAAGCTAAATTAAAAGATAGAAGATTTTCAGCAGATGAAAGAGAAAAGGCAGCGAATTTATTAAATAGCTTAAAGGATAAAAAAGCTATAGTTGATAAAGTAGAAAAGAAAAAAGTCAAGAAGCAGCCACCTAAATTATTTTCTCTTGATACACTTCAAAATAAGATGTTTAAACAATTTAAGATGTCACTAGATGATACTTTGAAACATTTACAAAAACTATATGAATGCGGATTTACCACATACCCGAGAACTAATACGGAATATTTAGCAGAAAATGAAAAGGGAAAAATAAAAAGTATAATTGAAGTAATGAAAGAAAAATTTAATGTAGATATAGATTTTAAAGATAAGAAAAAGATATTTGATAACAATAAAGTAGAATCGCATAGTGCCATTACTCCGACTACAAAAATACCGGAGATAGAGAAATTAAGTGAAGATGAAAAAAAAGTTTATACTGCAATAAGAAATAGGTTTATAAGTAATTTTTTAAATGAAGAAACAATAATAGAGGAAACATATGTGATAATAAGAATAGTTGATGAAGTTATAGAGCTTAAAGGAAATGTAATTAAACAAACGGGATTCTTAAAATACGAAAATATAAAGAAAGAAAATGAATTACCTGATTTTGTAGAAGATGAGAAATTAGATACTAAACTTTCAGTGGATGAAAAGCAAACTCAAAAGCCCAACAGAGTAACGGAATCGGAATTAAATAATTTTCTTAAAAATCCTTTTAAGAAAAAAGAGATTCAGGACTTAGAAAATACAAATGATGATGAAGAATATAAAATGATACTTGAAGGCTGCGAGATAGGCACTGTTGCAACCAGAGCCGTAATAATTAAAAATGCCCAAAAGTATGAATATATAAAAGAAGTAAAGGGACATTTTGAATGTGAGAATAAGGGTATAAGGCTTATAGACGTACTAAAAAGGTTAAATATTGATTTAGATAAAGGAAAAACAGTTGAATTTGGAAAACAACTTAAAGGGGTTTATAAGAATGATATAGAAATAAATACAATAATATATAATGTAAAAAGTGAATTAAATAATATAATTAGAAAAGGAGATGAAATTAAAATTGATAGAATAGAAAGTAAGAAATATGAGAGCATGGGAGTATGCCCAATATGTGGTAAGGGTAATATTATGGCCAATAAATTTGGTTATGGTTGTAGTAGGTGGAGAGAAGGTTGTAAGTTTTTTATAGGAAAGCAGATAGCAGGAAAAAACATAAGTGAATCAATGGCAAAAAAGCTTATAAAAAATAAAAAGACGAATGTCATTAAAGGATTTAAGAGTAAAAACGGAAAAAGTTTTGATGCAGTATTGACAATAAAAGATGAAAATGTAGCATTTGATTTTAGTTCTGAAAGTAAAGGATTAGGAACATGTCCAGTGTGTGGAAAAGGTAATGTCATAGCTAATAAATCGGGTTATGGATGTGATAAGTGGAAAGAGGGCTGTAAATTTTTTATAGGTAGCAAAATAGCAAGTAAAAGCATAACGGAATCTATGGTTAAAAAGTTACTAAAAGATAAAAAAACTAATCTTATAAAAGGATTCAAAAGTAAGAATGGAGAGGTTTTTGATGCATTTTTAATTATAAAGGATAGTAAGATTGTTTTTGATTTTAAAGAATAA
- a CDS encoding DUF3231 family protein has product MPDLKNIKLVSSEISGLWDSYMSDSLVICVLKQFLNNVEDNDIQTLLQHTLNLSIQHISIITDIFNQEGLPIPQGFTDKDVNINSPRLFSDTFYAAYISFIARVGMHDYTLTLNQIARSDIRKYFSKCITEYIGLYNKAAELRLSKGIFIRAPHIEVPKEVQFVGNQSFIFNIFKKKRALLAREITHIFSLISADIIGDALATGFSQVSRDKKISAYFLEGKHLGQEIIAELTSILVDEDIPIPATSESFVTDSTESPFSEKLMLYHALIMTAAGVSSKGAAIAQSMRADLEGMYTKLIAKIMKYTKDGIDIMNDNKFLEQPPQAISHEKLVKI; this is encoded by the coding sequence ATGCCAGATTTAAAAAATATAAAGTTAGTTTCATCAGAAATATCAGGTCTTTGGGATTCATATATGAGTGATAGCTTAGTAATATGTGTTCTTAAACAGTTTCTTAATAATGTAGAAGATAATGATATACAAACATTGTTACAGCATACTTTAAATTTATCAATTCAGCATATTTCAATAATTACAGATATATTTAATCAGGAAGGGTTACCGATACCTCAAGGATTTACTGATAAGGACGTAAACATAAATTCACCACGTCTATTTAGTGATACTTTCTATGCCGCATATATTAGTTTTATAGCAAGAGTAGGAATGCACGATTATACTCTTACCTTAAATCAAATAGCTCGTTCAGATATTAGAAAGTATTTTTCAAAATGTATCACTGAGTATATAGGCTTGTATAATAAAGCAGCAGAATTAAGATTATCAAAAGGTATTTTTATAAGGGCACCGCATATAGAAGTTCCTAAAGAAGTTCAATTTGTAGGAAATCAAAGCTTTATATTCAATATTTTTAAAAAAAAGCGTGCATTACTAGCTAGGGAAATAACACATATATTTTCGCTTATTTCTGCAGATATAATAGGAGATGCTCTTGCGACAGGTTTTAGCCAGGTTTCTAGAGATAAAAAGATTTCAGCGTATTTCCTTGAAGGTAAGCATTTAGGTCAAGAAATAATTGCTGAATTAACATCAATTTTAGTAGATGAAGATATTCCGATTCCAGCTACCTCCGAATCTTTTGTAACGGATTCAACTGAGTCACCGTTTTCGGAAAAATTGATGTTGTACCATGCTTTGATAATGACAGCGGCGGGGGTAAGTAGTAAGGGAGCAGCAATAGCACAAAGCATGAGGGCTGATTTAGAAGGTATGTATACTAAACTCATAGCTAAGATTATGAAATATACTAAAGATGGTATAGATATTATGAATGATAATAAGTTTCTTGAACAACCACCACAAGCGATAAGTCATGAAAAATTAGTTAAAATATGA
- a CDS encoding HAMP domain-containing sensor histidine kinase, with protein MKIQYKEPRDKRVNAKHSFGKEYLVTLGTVLLCCSGAVLINDAYMAEQANPWSMVLGISSYLAMICFIVSGVIRWIKYTAYTKPMGKIGHAARKVAVGDFTVRIASERKDGKKDEMELLIDDFNKMVEELATIETLKGDFISNISHEIKTPLSVIQSYATVLHNGNISEERRQEYLETILESTRKLSALITNILRLNKLENQEIIHGETYSLDEQLRCCILALEEKFEEKSIEFDANLEEVVITTDESLLEIVWNNLLTNAIKFTELGGSVMAELKVENGIAIVSISDSGCGMDEETIRRIFDRFYQGDTSHSREGYGLGLALVKRIIALVDGNITVKSKLGNGTIFMVTIKL; from the coding sequence TTGAAAATTCAATATAAGGAACCAAGAGATAAAAGAGTAAATGCAAAACATTCTTTTGGGAAAGAGTATCTGGTAACATTAGGTACGGTTTTGCTTTGTTGTTCAGGTGCAGTTCTTATCAATGATGCATATATGGCGGAACAAGCAAATCCATGGAGTATGGTGCTAGGTATCAGCAGTTATTTGGCAATGATATGCTTTATCGTCAGCGGAGTGATACGGTGGATTAAATATACAGCATATACAAAACCAATGGGGAAAATTGGTCATGCAGCCAGAAAAGTGGCAGTTGGAGATTTTACAGTACGTATTGCTTCTGAGCGTAAAGATGGAAAAAAGGATGAAATGGAGTTACTAATTGATGATTTTAATAAAATGGTGGAAGAATTAGCTACTATTGAAACATTGAAAGGTGATTTTATTTCAAATATTTCTCATGAAATAAAGACTCCGCTATCTGTTATTCAAAGTTATGCGACTGTACTGCATAATGGAAATATATCAGAGGAACGAAGACAAGAATATCTGGAAACAATCCTTGAATCTACAAGAAAACTTTCAGCATTGATTACGAATATACTTCGATTGAATAAATTAGAAAATCAGGAAATTATACACGGTGAAACATATTCACTGGATGAACAGTTACGCTGCTGTATACTGGCATTAGAAGAGAAATTTGAAGAAAAGTCTATCGAATTTGATGCAAATTTGGAGGAAGTAGTTATTACTACAGATGAGAGCCTATTAGAAATCGTTTGGAATAATCTATTGACAAATGCCATTAAATTTACAGAACTTGGGGGTTCGGTGATGGCGGAATTAAAGGTGGAAAATGGTATTGCAATTGTATCCATAAGTGATTCAGGCTGTGGTATGGATGAAGAAACTATACGCCGTATTTTTGACAGATTTTACCAAGGAGATACATCACATTCTCGTGAAGGATATGGACTGGGATTAGCTCTTGTGAAACGTATTATAGCTCTTGTGGATGGCAATATTACAGTTAAAAGTAAACTTGGGAATGGAACAATTTTTATGGTGACAATTAAATTATGA